TTGGTCGCGCCCTGGTCCTCGGTCTCGCGCGTGGCGTGGGGTGGGTCGCGGTGGACTTTCTCCATCCAGTCCCGGGATCGCTCTGGGGACCTTCCATGCCCACTCGTGGGCCGCGCTGTCCTATCAAGGGTGGCTGAGACCGGCCGGTTAGGAGGACACCGCACGCGCCTTCTCTCGTCGGCCCGGAGCAGATACTGCTTCTTGCGTCGCTCTTTGCTCGCCGACAGTATGAGCCGACCACGAGTAGGGAGACCCCGGCATGCAGGTAGACCCACCGGAAAACCGGGGCATGGCTGCCCTCATGGTCGCTTCCGGCGTTGGCGGGCTGATACTGCTGCTTGCTGGCAATGGTGGGCGCTCATCAATTCTTGCCTTGGTGGCCTTCGCCTGCTTCATCGTCTGCGTTGCCCTGCTTGGCTTGAGTTCGGTGTTGCAGGAGCACGAGCGATGGCGCGCAGACCTCGAACGGCAGCGGCTAAGCGAGCAGGCTGCGGGCGACAACGCGAAGCGGTAGGTCGAAGTCCAGGGTCGATCGCACCGTCAGTTTGGAAGAGCGTGCTCAAGCGGTCGTGATGCCCGAAACGCCTGCGGGCGGCGGTCGGCCCGGTTGCGTCTCGTGCCCGCTCGTGCCCGCTGCGCGCCACGGTTACTGGCCCACGGATGGCCCATGCTGGCCTTCGGATTAAAGAAGATCGCGGATGGCGGGTAAGGCGTTTGCACCCCTGGCCGGTACATCCGCTGTTGTCGGGTAGCGCCGATGTCTGGGGGTTCTCTTGGCTGTATGGCCGGCCAACGCGTGGCCAGGGAGAGCCCTAGGCTCACGCCCATGTCGGCGGAGCACGAAGTGATTGACCTAGACGAGCACGATCACCCGCCGGCGGAGTCGGGCGGCACCACCCCTGACCGCCTCGGGGCCAGACGAAAGATGAATGTACGGCTTGTCGCTGCCTTCGTGGTCGGCGCTGTGCTCGGCGGTGTCGGGGTCAGCGGGCTGCGAGACTCGCGGGACGAGCGGGAGCGGAATGCTTCGGTCTCGCTCGTGGCCTTCCCTGAATACAGCGGTAGCAGGCGTACGGACATCGAGACAATCACGGCCGTCGTTCAGATGGGCGGGCAACTGGCAGTGATCAACGCTGGCCCCGCGCCGATCACGGTTCGTGCGGCTGCAGGTCAACGACCCGGCATCCAGGTCCGTGACACCGGCCAGTCTCGGCTGCTACGCCCTGGCGGCACCGGCTGGATCGATGTCCAGCTGCGCATCGAGTGCTCTACCGCGTTCGAGAGCGAGCCGTTGTCGATACGGTTCTCGGTCGAGACCGCCGACCGACAGGTCAGAGAGGTCAGCTACCCCGTCGCCGTAAAAGGAAGCGCCTGGGACCGGGGGGCCGAGCAGCCATGCACGTTCATCACTGACTTGGCGAGGCGTGGCGGCTAGCGCTGAAGCGGATCTCCTCGTCGGGCAGTCGTAGACCTTCCAGCCTCCCCGGACGGGGACAAGGTGGAGCGCCCTACCGGACGAACGACCTTGGCCCCGTCCGGGGAGGCTGGTAGCCCTTGTGGTGCCCGACGAGGTGATCTGCGGCGGCATCTCTGAGGAGGGTCGGGGTTCGGGGCGGAGCCCTGAGGTCTTCCAGGTCTTGTGTCCCAAGCGTGGCCGGCCGGCTCGGCCGATGCCGGCCGGAGGTCGCCAGCAGGCCGGGGCCGGGCCGGCGCGGCCCGCTTGCGGGCCGCCTTGATCTTAAAGAGGTCAATTCGGCAACAGCCGTCGGTTGAACTATGTCGTGTCTCGGCTGATCCTTTACCGTCGTTTGAACTAGAGGGTGTCTGCCACAGGCGCACCACAGACCCGGCACACCTACCGATCGCTGCTGGCTCCGATGATCCTTCCGCGTTTCGGCAACGTGGTGATCTCCGCCGTCCTGCCGATGACCGTGGGGCGCTGGGTGGCCGACCTGAATACCCGGGTTGGTGCCTCCCAGGTTCGGCAGGCGTACCGGCTGCTGTCGCAGATCATGGGCTCTGCCGTTGACAACGGGGCTGATCCCGGTGACCCCGTGCCGTGGCGTCAAGCTGCCCCGCCTGCCTGAGCCGAACCCGACCATCCTCACCGCCGAGCACGTCAACCAGCTGGTGGCCGAGCTCTCTCCGCCGGATGATCTCCTGGGCCTGGTCCTCCCCTACGGCGGGCTGCGGATCGGGGAAGCGCTCTGTTTGCGGCGTCGGCATGTCGACGTGGCCGATGGTCGCGTGATGGTCGCTGAGTCGGTGGCTCAGCTGCCCGGTGGCCCGGTGATTGACACGCCGAAGAGTCACCAGCGCCAGAACTCGCCCTGCCGGCCTTCATGATCGACCGGCTGCGGCAGCACCTCGCCGAGCTGCCTGAGGACCCGGACGCCTTCCTCTTCCCCGGTCGCCAGCAACGGACCGCCGGCCGGCCGCAGAGCTACAACGGCTGGAAGTACCGATTCGACCGGGCGGTCGAGCAGGCCGGTCTGACCGACCTAATCCCGCATGAACTTCGGGCGACGCACGGTAGCTGGGTGGCGGACTCCCACGGCGTCCTGTTCGCCGCCCGCCGGCTGGGCCACTCCAACGCCAGCGTCATGACCCGGCACTACGCCCGCGCGGTCGACGGACGGGGCCGCCTTCCTGAATCAAGCACGTTGGTCCGGCGACGTCTCCGAAGGGGCACGCAACGGGCATGCGGGGGAGTCCGGGAGGTCCGCCGATGCCCCAAAACGTCCCTGAGCTGCCCAGACTTCCATCGGCAACCTTGACAACG
The window above is part of the Micromonospora inositola genome. Proteins encoded here:
- a CDS encoding site-specific integrase; protein product: MTTGLIPVTPCRGVKLPRLPEPNPTILTAEHVNQLVAELSPPDDLLGLVLPYGGLRIGEALCLRRRHVDVADGRVMVAESVAQLPGGPVIDTPKSHQRQNSPCRPS
- a CDS encoding tyrosine-type recombinase/integrase; translation: MIDRLRQHLAELPEDPDAFLFPGRQQRTAGRPQSYNGWKYRFDRAVEQAGLTDLIPHELRATHGSWVADSHGVLFAARRLGHSNASVMTRHYARAVDGRGRLPESSTLVRRRLRRGTQRACGGVREVRRCPKTSLSCPDFHRQP